One part of the Raphanus sativus cultivar WK10039 unplaced genomic scaffold, ASM80110v3 Scaffold1034, whole genome shotgun sequence genome encodes these proteins:
- the LOC130503589 gene encoding BTB/POZ and TAZ domain-containing protein 1-like isoform X2, with the protein MENYGIHLLALSHVYMVPQLKQRCTKGVGETLTAENVVDVLQLARLCDAPDLCLKCMRLIHSKFKTVEQTEGWKFLQEHDPLLELDILQFIDEAESRKKRRRRHRREQNLYMQLSEAMECIEHICTDGCTLVGPSSNLDNNKSTSQVKTGPCSAFSTCYGLQLLIRHFAVCKKRGDGKGCLRCKRMIQLLRLHSSVCDQSASCRVPLCRQFKNRGEKDNKMVEDTKWKVLVRRVASAKAMSSLSQSKKKKSEVLFKEEAEDFIRIRKKLF; encoded by the exons ATGGAGAATTATGGAATCCATCTGCTGGCTCTATCACACGTTTACATGGTGCCTCAGCTGAAGCAAAGGTGCACGAAAGGCGTCGGTGAGACACTGACGGCAGAAAACGTAGTCGATGTTCTCCAGCTAGCTCGGCTCTGCGACGCACCTGACCTCTGTCTCAAGTGTATGCGTTTGATCCACTCAAAGTTCAAGACCGTTGAACAAACCGAAGGATGGAAGTTTCTTCAAGAACACGATCCTTTGCTTGAACTCGACATTCTCCAATTCATTGACGAGGCTGAATCG AGGAAGAAAAGAAGACGGAGACATAGACGAGAACAGAATCTTTATATGCAATTGAGTGAAGCCATGGAATGTATAGAGCACATATGCACCGATGGTTGCACGTTGGTCGGACCATCGTCCAACTTAGACAACAACAAGTCAACATCTCAAGTCAAAACGGGTCCATGCAGTGCTTTCTCGACGTGTTACGGACTCCAACTTCTGATACGTCACTTTGCTGTCTGCAAGAAAAGAGGCGATGGCAAAGGCTGTCTTCGTTGCAAGAGAATGATTCAACTCCTTAGACTCCATTCTTCAGTCTGCGACCAATCTGCGTCTTGTCGTGTCCCACTTTGCAG GCAATTTAAGAATAGAGGAGAAAAGGACAATAAAATGGTCGAGGACACGAAGTGGAAGGTTCTAGTCAGAAGAGTTGCGTCCGCGAAAGCCATGTCTTCATTGTCtcaatcaaagaagaagaaaagtgaagTGTTATtcaaagaagaagctgaagattTCATCAGAATCCGGAAGAagttattttga